Sequence from the Luteibacter aegosomaticola genome:
CTCGTGACCCTGGGCATGAAGAAGGAGAACATCCTCGCGTTCGATCGCGATGGCGTGCTTCACACCGGCCGCACCGACCTCGATCCGGACAAGCAGCGTTACGCGCGCGATACCGACAAGCGCACGCTGGCCGAGATCGTCGAAGGCGCCGATATCTTCCTGGGCCTTTCCGCTGGCGGCATCCTGAAGCCGGAGATGGTCGCCACCATGGCCGACCGTCCCATCATCTTCGCGCTGGCCAATCCGAACCCGGAGATCCTGCCGGAAGACGCCAAGGCCGTGCGCCCGGATTGCATCATGGCCACCGGCCGTTCGGATTACCCGAACCAGGTCAACAACGCGCTGTGCTTCCCGTACCTGTTCCGCGGTGCGCTCGATGTGGGCGCCTCGGTCATCAACGAGGACATGAAGGTGGCCTGCGTAAAGGCCATCGCCGAACTCGCGCGCCGTGAATCCTCGGACGTCAGCGCGCGCGCCTATGGTGGCAAGCCGCCGAGCTTCGGCCCCGAGTACCTCATCCCGCAGCCGTTCGATCCGCGCCTGCTGATCCAGCTGCCGCCGGCGATCGCCCAGGCCGCCATGGATTCCGGCGTGGCCGAGCGTCCGATCGAGGATTTCCCGGCGTACATCGAGAAGCTCACCAGCTTCGTGTTCCGCACCGGCCTGCTGATGAAGCCCGTGTTCGATCGCGCCAAGGCCGATCCGAAGCGCGTGGTCTACGCCGAAGGCGAAGAAGAAACCGTGCTGCGCGCCGTGCAGACGGTGGTCGATGAAGGCCTGGCCCGGCCGATCCTGGTCGGTCGCCCGGATGTCATCGAAAAGCGTATCGCCCGTGCCGGCCTGCGCCTGAAGCCGGGCGTGGATTTCGAGATGTGCAACATCCACTCGGATCCGCGCTTCGAAGACTATTGGAAGCTCTATCACTCGATCATGGAACGCCGCGGCGTCACGCCGGCGTCGGCCAAGGCGGTGGTGCGTTCGCGTCCCACGGTGATCGCGGCGCTGATGGTCGAGCGCGGCGAAGCCGATGCCATGATCTGCGGCCTGGTGGGCACCTACCAGAGCAAGCTCGACTACATCCGCGACATCATCGGCCTGGACGACAGCGTCTGCGAGGCCTCGGCCATGGCGGCGGTGGCGACCGAGAAGGGCACCTTCTTCTTCCTCGATACCTACGTGCAGGAAGACCCGACCGCCGAACAGATCGCCGAAGCGACCCTGCAGGCCTCGATCCGCCTGAAGCTGTTCGGCATCCAGCCGAAGATCGCGCTGCTCTCGAACTCCAATTTCGGTAGCCGCGAGACGCGCAACTCCCGGAAGATGCGCGAGGCGCTCAAGCTCATCCGCGAGCGCGTGCCCAAGCTGGAAGTGGAAGGCGAGATGCAGGCCGACGTGGCCCTCACCCCCGAACTGCGCGAGCGGATCTTCCCGAACTCGCGCCTGGAAGGTAAGGCCAACGTCTTCGTGTTCCCGAACCTGGATGCGGCCAACACGGCCTACAACATGGTCCGGGTGCTCTGCGACGGCGTGGTCATCGGCCCGATCCTCATGGGCGTGGCCAAGCCGGCCCACATCCTCACCCCGCAGGCCACGGTCCGCCGGGTGGTGAACATGACCTCGGTCGCCTGCGTCGAAGCCCAGATCCGCGCGGGCGTCAATCGCAGGTCGTAGTAAGTTATTGAAAAGGCAAGCGACAACGCCCCCGTAGGAGCCCACCCTGTGGGCGACATCTTTCGCCCCACCGCCACAGGCCCTGTGGCGTTATCGCGAACGGCGTCGCCCACAAGGTGGGCTCCTACAGAACGGCCCAACCGCCTGCCAGCAAAGCAGTTATGTGAATTTTGATCGATTCAGGTGGGCCGTACGGCCGCGTATGCCGGATCGATGCGATATCATCAGCAGGTTTTCCCGCACCCCAGCGGCTCTTTCAGTCCCCATGTGCGCGCCACGGGCGCAGCCGGAGTTTCCATGGACCAGATCGACGACGTGCTTAACCAGGACCTCGACCCCACCGAAACCCGGGAATGGGTCGAATCGCTCAATGCGGTCATCAACCACGATGGCACGGAACGCGCCCACTACCTCCTGGAACGCATGGTCGATTCCACGCGTCGTGCCGGCGGCTACCTGCCGTTCGACCCGACCACGGAATACGTCAACACCATCCCGCCGCACATGGAAGCGCGCAGCCCGGGCGATGCCGCCATCGAATGGCGCATCCGCTCGCTGGTCCGCTGGAACGCGCTGGCCACCGTCGTGCGCGCCAACCGCAAGCCGGGCGACCTCGGCGGCCACATCTCAAGCTTCGCCTCGTCGGCCACGCTGTATGACGTGGGCTTCAACCACTTCTGGCGCGCCCCGAGCGAAGACCACCCGGGCGACCTGATTTTCCACCAGGGCCACTCGGCTCCGGGCGTGTACGCGCGCTCCTTCCTCGAAGGCCGTCTGGGTGAAGACCAGATGGACCTCTTCCGCATGGAAGTGGAAGGCAAGGGCAAGGGCCTTTCCTCGTACCCGCACCCGTACCTCATGCCGGATTACTGGCAGGTGCCGACCGTCTCGATGGGCCTTGGCCCCATCCAGGCGATCTACCAGGCGCAGTTCTGGAAGTACCTCGAGCACCGCGGCCTCATTCCGAAGTCCGATCGCAAGATCTGGTGCTTCATGGGCGATGGCGAGTCGGACGAGCCGGAATCGCTCGGCGCGATCGCGCTGGCCGGTCGCGAAGGCCTCGATAACCTGATCTTCGTCATCAACTGCAACCTGCAGCGCCTCGACGGCCCGGTGCGCGGCAACGGCAAGATCATCCAGGAACTGGAAGGTGTGTTCCGTGGTGCCGGCTGGAACGCCATCAAGGTGGTCTGGGGCAGCTACTGGGATCCGCTCCTCGCCCGCGATACCTCGGGCAAGCTGCGCCAGCTCATGATGGAAACCGTGGACGGCGAGTACCAGGCCTGCAAGGCCTTCGGTGGCGCCTACACGCGTGAAAAGTTCTTCGGCAAGTACCCGGAAACGGCCGCGCTGGTCGCCAACATGTCCGACGACGACATCTGGCGCCTGAACCGCGGTGGCCACGACCCGCACAAGGTGTACGCGGCTTACCACGCGGCAGTGAACACCAAGGGCATGCCGACCGTCATCCTCGCCAAGACGGTGAAGGGCTACGGCATGGGCGCCGCGGGTGAGTCGCAGAACCCGGCGCACAACCAGAAGAAGATGGATACCGATGCGATCCGCGCATTCCGCGATCGCTTCAATATCCCGGTGTCCGACGACAAGCTCGAAGAAGTGCCGTACTACCACCCGGGCAAGGACTCGGAGGAAGTGCAGTACATGCTGGAGCGCCGCCGTGCGCTGGGCGGCTCGCTGCCGCAGCGCCGCCGCAAGGCCGACAAGCAGTTCACCGCGCCGTCGCTTGAAGCGTTCGAGCAGATCACCAAGGGCACGGGCGATCGCGAGATCTCCACGACCATGGCCCTCGTCCGTGGCATGAACCTCATGCTGCGTGACAAGGAGCTTGGCCCGCGCCTGGTGCCGATCGTCGCCGACGAAGCCCGCACCTTCGGTATGGAAGGCATGTTCCGCCAGATCGGTATCTATGCGCCGTTCGGCCAGAAGTACCGTCCGCAGGATGCTGACCAGCTGCTGTACTACCGCGAAGACCAGAAGGGCCAGGTCCTGCAGGAAGGCATCAGCGAAGCCGGCGGCATGAGCGCCTGGCTGGCGGCTGCCACCAGCTACAGCATCAGCAACGTGGCGATGCTGCCGTTCTTCATCTACTACTCGATGTTCGGCTTCCAGCGCATCGGCGACCTTTGCTGGGCCGCTGGTGACATGCGCGCGCGTGGCTTCCTCATCGGTGGCACCTCGGGCCGCACCACGCTGAACGGTGAAGGCCTGCAGCACGAAGACGGCCATTCGCACCTGCTCTCGGGCGCGATCCCGAACGTGATCTCGTACGACCCGACCTTCTCCTACGAGCTGGCCGTCATCCTGCAGGATGGCACGCGCCGGATGATGCAGGAGCAGGAAGACGTCTACTACTACATCACCGTGATGAACGAGAACTATGCCCACCCCGACATGCCGAAGGGCAGCGAGGAAGGCATCATCAAGGGCATGTACCTGTTCAAGGATGCGGGCAAGGCGAAGAAGAACGAGCCGCGCGTGCAGCTGTTCGGTTCGGGCACGATCCTGCGCGAAGTGATCGCCGCCGCCGAACTGCTCGAGAAGGATTTCGGCGTGAGCGCCGATATCTGGTCGGTGCCGAGCTTCTCGGAAGTCCGCCGCGAAGGCTTTGATGCCGAGCGTTGGAACCGCCTGCACCCGGAAGCGACGCAGCGCGTCCCGTACATCACGGGCCTGCTTGCCGACCGCCAGGGCCCGGCCATCGCCGCGACCGACTACGTGCGTGAATACGCCGACCAGGTCCGTGCGTTCATGCCGGACGGCATGCGCTACACGGTGCTCGGTACCGACGGTTACGGCCGTAGCGATACCCGCGCCAACCTGCGTTCGCATTTCGAAGTGGACCGCTACTGGATCGCCCACGCCGCCCTGGCCGCCCTCGCGAAGGATGGCAAGGTCAACGCGAAGGACGTCAGCCGCGCCATCAAGGAATACAAGCTGGACACGGAAAAGCAGAACCCGCTGTACGCCTGATGTAACAAGGCATGAAGAAAAAGGGCGCCTCCGGGCGCCCTTTTTTTTGGGCATTGCCATTGTTTTGCCCTCGAATCGTCACGCCGCGTGGATGGCAGGGCCCGCGTGAAGCTGGTATTCCTAACACTCGCTCGTTCTGGACTACGCGTCATGCGCATCGCACTCCTTTCCGCCGCCGCCCTTGCCCTCGCCGGGTGCGCCACCACTGGCGACCACCACGGCTCGCGCGAGCGCACGCTCTACATTTCCGCAGAAAAGGCGCCATGCAGTGCTGGCGCGATGAAGACCGAGTGCCTGCAGTACCGCGAGCAGCCCAACCAGCCGTGGCAGCTGAACTACGCGCCGGTGGATAACTTCGAGTGGAAGCCTGGTAACGAATACCTGGTGAAGGTCACCGAGGTGGAAGTGAAGAACCCGCCGGCCGATGCCTCGCGTGTGCGCTGGCGCGTCGACAAGATCGTCGAGCAGCACCCGGTGGATAAGCCGCCGGTGCCCTGAGGCTCGGTACGCAGCGCATAAAAAAAGGCCGGGATTGCTCCCGGCCTTTCCCTGCCCCTAGCGACAGGTTCAATCGTCGTCGCGCAGCGCGTGACGGATAAGCAGGAACGTGCCAATGGCGGCTGCGGCGATACCAATGGTAATGGCCGGGTTGCGACGCACCTGCTTGCGCAGGCGGCGGTACTGGTAGGTGGCTTCGTCGGCGAAATCCTCAGCCATGTAACGCAGCTTCTGGTTATTCCGGCGGCTCGAAATCTTGTTGGTCACCCGGCGCGTGCGGTCGAGAAGATCCCGGCCCGTATCGATCGCCTCATCGCCATAATGACGGACGCGACCCGACACGCCGTTGACGGCGCTTTCGACCTGGCGCGCAAACTCGCGGTTTCTGCTCATCGGATGGCTTCCTCTGCAGGCATTACGATGGGTAATGACTTTGCGGGGGCGTCCGTGATTGCCGTGTAAACACGCCTCGCCCGATTGAGCGAGGATTCAGCGTCAGGCCTTCGTGGCGAACGCGTATTCGCCGCCACGGGCGAGGGCAGCCTGGTAAGCCGGGCGCGCATGGATCGCCTCCAGCCAGCGCCACAGGTGGGGGCGTGAGCTGTCGAGGCCGCCACGGGCCGAGGCGGCTTCGACCGGAAAGCTCATCTGGATATCGGCGGCGCTGAACTCGCTACCCGCAAACCAGCCGGTCTTGCCGATTTCCCCCTCGAGGTAATCCAGGTGGGTCTTTAGCTGCGGGTCCACGAAGGCCTTCTGGGCTCCGCGCGCCAGCATTCGCGCGACGGGCTTGGCGAAGAACGGCACGGGGGCGGATTCCATGCGCTGGAACACGAGCTTGAGCAGCAGCGGCGGCATGGCCGAGCCTTCCGCGTAGTGCAGGAAATAAGTGAAGCGCAGGCTCTCAGGCGTGCCAGCGGCAGGCTTCAGGCGGCCATTGCCGTAATGTGCCACCAGATACTCAACGATCGCACCGGATTCGGCGAGTACCAGGTCGCCATCGACCAGAACAGGCGATTTGCCCAGGGGATGCACCTCTCGCAGCGCCTTGGGCGCCAGCATGGTCTTTGGATCCCGCTCGTAGCGCTTCAGCTCGTAGGGCACGCCCAGCTCCTCCAGGAGCCACAGCACGCGCTGGGAGCGGGAGTTGTTGAGGTGGTGAACAACGATCATGGCAACGCCCGGCACGTATAAGGGCATGCAGCGTACCAGTGCATAACGTCCACATGCCATCGACGCAGCGAGCGTAGTGTCGGGGGTCTGACAGCCACGGGAGACCGCCATGGGCCGCGAAGCCGATACGATCCACACCGACCAGGGATCCATTGCACGCCTGCAGGCCCTTGTGAAAGACCTGCCCGACAATGCAAAGGTGCGGCTGCACCTGCGTGACGGTACGACGGTGACAGGCATCGTCACCGTCGTGCCGACGGTTCAGAACTTTGTCGATGCGACGGGCACCGAAGGTGTGAACGGGGTGGTAAAGCTGATTGACAACGATAGGCCCGAGTGGTCGGCTACCGTTTCCCTCGACACCATCGCGCGCGTGGAGCACCTGGACAGCGTGGTTTACGGTACATCCCAGACCTGACGATGACGCCTACGACTTCAACGACTCCTCAAGCTTCTTCGACTGCTCCGGAAACGCCTTCCCATCCGCCGCGACGGTCTGCGCCACCAGCTTCTTCGCATCCGCATCGCGGTTGAGCGCACGCAGCGCCTTCACCCGATATGTCGCAACGGAGAAGCGATTCGCGCCATAGGCCTTCTTCGCAGCGGCCTCGAGGTACGGCAGGCCATCCGCCGCCTTTCCACTCTCGACGAGCCGGCGGCCATAGCGGTAGTTGTAGACGTAATCGTCCGGATACGCGGCGATCAGCTGCTTCTCCAGCGTATCCAGCTCGTCGCCAGCCTTGGCCCGCACGAGGTACACACGCAGGTTATCGGCCGCATTGCGATCGCTCTTCAGATCGCCATGCAGCTTCGTGCGGCTGGAATCGACGCCTTGCTTAAGCACAGCCTGCTCAGCAGCCGTATTGCCTAGGGCGGCTTCGAGATCGGCACCGGCGAGCACTGAGCTGCGCTGATCCGCGCAATGCGGCGTCGCCGTGAACACCTGCGTGGACAGGAACGTATCGTAGGCCGCTTTCTGCGGGCCTAGCAGCGTCTTCCGTGCGTCGGCCGGCTGCGACTCGGTCGCGCCAAGCAGATCGTCGAGTACGTACGGACGGTCGCAGTCGATATCGCTGGCAAGCAGCTTTGTCGCGGCATCGCGAATGCCCGCGTCATCTTTCTTGTCCTTCGCCTGCAGCAGCAACAGGCGCTGCTTGGCAACGGCGACGCGCTTGTCCTTATCGGAGACATTGCGAACCATCGGCGGCAAGGTATCGAACCACGCCATGCCCTCGGTGCCGGCATAGCGCAGGTTGTAAGTCTCCAGCACCTCGGCCACGGCGGCCATCGAGCCCTTGTTCGCATCGGCCTTCAGCTTGGACAGCTTGGCGTCGCCCGAAAGAATGCCATTGATCTCGGGATAAAACGTTTCACGCGGACGCTCGGCGAGGATGCGACCGAGCTCCTCGCCATCGGGCCCGATGGCGACGTACGTGGGCAGGAAGTGCACGGTCCACTTCTGCATCCAGGCCTTGTCGGCCGGCTTGTCCGCATCGGCTTCGTAGAAGATGACCTTCTTCGAAAGGTCATCCCATTCCTTGCCGTTGAGCACGTGGCTGGCCATGAAATAGCACGAGTAACACCACACCGCCTGGAAATCGACCAGAACCGGCTTGTGCTCACGCTTGCCCTGGGCAAGCGCGGCGTCCAGGCTCGCGGGGCCTTCGTGCGCAGCCCAGGCGGGCGCGACGGCGGCTAGGAGGGCGGCGGCAAGCACGTGCTTCATGACAGACATCCCCTTGGCGGTATAGACGTCCAATTCATACCACGTTTTTTGCGCTGCGTCAGATCGTGCTGCTGGCGCCCTCGACCGGCTCAGGATCGTTGGCCAGCCCCTGGCGGTGGCGCAGGGACGGGAACCACCACATCCACAGGCCTACGACGACCAGCGTGCCGAGGCCGCCGATCAGGGTGGCATTCACGGCGCCAAGGGCCGCGGCGAGGATGCCGGACTCGAACTCACCCAGCTGGTTCGAGGTGTTGATGAAGATGGCATTCACCGCGCTGACCCGGCCGCGCATGTCATCCGGCGTATCCAGCTGCACCAGGGCGCCGCGGATCACCATGCTGACCATGTCGAAGGCGCCCAGGGCGAAAAGCGCACCCATGGAGAGCCAGATCGACGTGGAGACGGCAAAGACCAGGGTGGCAAGGCCGAAGCCCGCGACCGAGGCAAACATGATCGGGCCGACCCGGCGCTTCAGGCTGTGCGAGGAGAGCCAGATGGACATGAGCAGGGCGCCCACCGCCGGTGCGGCACGGAGCAGGCCGAGGCCCCAGGGGCCCGTGTGCAGGATGTCCTTGGCGAAGATCGGCAGGAGCGCCGTCGCGCCGCCCAGCAGCACGGCGAACAGGTCAAGCGAGATCACGCCCAGCACGGCAGGCCGGCTGCGGATGAAGTGGACCCCGGCGAACAAGGTCTTGAGCGTGGCGGGCTCGCGACGCGGTGGGGCGTGGTCGTAGCGCAGCCGCGACATGAAGACCAGGGCGCCCAGGTAGAGCAGGGCCGAGACGCCGTAAACGACGGCGGGGCCAGCGACATAGAGCAGGCCGCCCAGGGCGGGGCCGGCGATCATGGCCGCCTGGCCCGCAGCGGCGCTGGAGGCGGTGGCCCGGGGCAGGATGGAAAGCGGTACCAGCGCAGGCAACATGGACTGCATGGCCGGGAATTCGAACGCCTTGGCCACGCCGACCACGAAGACCAACCCAAGGATGCCGGCCTCGTTGATGTGTCCGCTAAAGCTGAAAGCCGCCAGCAACGCGATGCCCAGCCACTCCACCATCTGGCAGAGCCGGACGATGCGCCGGCGGTCGAACTGGTCGGCCACGTGCCCGGCGGGCAGCGCCAGCAGTACCGAAGGAATGAACTGGACGAGGCCAATCAGGCCCAGGTCGAGCGCGCGGCCCGTGATGCTGTAGATCTGCCAGCCGACAGCCACCGACATCATCTGGAAGCCGAAGCTGGAGGCGTTCTTGGCGAACCAGAACTGGATGAAGGCGGGGTAGCGGAAGAGGGAGGTTTCGGATGAAGTCGACGACATGGGGCATCCTTGGGGCGTCTGCCGATTTTACGCCCGTTTCGTGGGCCGCCTTGCCAGTGGCGGCATTCGCGCGCCAAGCTACGGCCTTTGTCGCCGGGAATCGCAATATCATGCGCCGCATCGCCGCCCTCATCGCCCTTACCGCGCTGGCCAGCGCGTGCTCGCAGCAGCCCGATTCGCAAGCCGCGCAGCCGCAGGCTGCCGCGACCGACAGCAACGCCGAAGCGGCGAAAAAGCTGGAGATCTACCAGCAGCTCCTAAAGCTGCATAACGACGGCCCCGCGGTGCAGATCGGCCACGAGATCATCGACAAGTATCCGGATTCCCCGGCGGCTACCGAGGTGAAGAAAACCCTCGACCCGATGGAGAAGGCGTTCAAGGAGACGACGGAGACCAACCGTCTCGCCGCGTTGTGGCTTTACCAGGTCTCGCCCATGCAGGGCGGCACGCAAAGTACGGCAACCATCCAGTCCTCGCACCCCACGGGCGAAGAGCAGGTGCGCCTGATCCTGCGCCGGCATACCGATTGGGGGCAGAGCGTGTTTCTCTACGCCGTGGCAGGCAAGGGGTTTGTCTGCAAGGGCGATTGCTCGCTGAAGGCGAGCTTCGATGGCAAGGCGAAGGTCATTAAGGCCTTCCGGCCGCCTACCGGCGAGCCGGCGCTGCTGTTCCGCAACGACGCGCAGTTCCTGAAGGACCTCGCGAAGACGAAGCGGCTCACGATCGATGTGGTGACCGTGTCGCGTGGCGAAACGACGCTGACGTTCGAGACCGGTGGTTTCGATCCGGCGAAGTGGCAAGATCTGCCCAAGAAAAAGAAGTAACCCGTAGGAGCCCACCCTGTGGGCGACGCCTTTCGGTAGGAGCCCACCCTGTGGGCGACGCCTTTCGTACAGCCGCCACAGGGTCTGCAGCTCTTCCGCGAAAGATGTCGCCCACAGGGTGGGCTCCTACCGCAGGGATGTCGCCCACAGGGTGGGCTCCTACGTGCGCGGGGCTTAATGCAGGAACAGCTTCTCGGTAATACGCGTGAGCGGCTTTTCGAGGAAGCTATTCACCCGCGCCGGCAAATCCAGCGGCCGCAGCAACATCTTCACCGTCATCTCTGCCGGGATATGCCGCTTGAGCATGCCTTCCGCCTTCGTGGTCACGCGGCGGAATTCGGCATCGTCGTGCGCCTTCTCCGGGTAGCGCGTGTTGAACACGTGGCGCAGGGCGATGTCGCTGTCTTCGTTCTTGATTTCGCTAAGGCGCTTGACCAGCGTGCGCAGCGTGCTGAACCGGCTGATGCGGTCGCGCTCGCGGTAAATGCGGAACGCCTGGTAGAAGTGCTTGTAGTGCCGCACCTCATCGCTCTTGATGCGATTGGTGAGGTCGCACAGCACGGGCTCGTCGGTCACATCGTTGAGCGCGCGGTACAGGCTGGCAGTACCGGTCTCCACCACGCAACGCGCGGCCAGCTCGAGGCCGCGGTTGGGCTCGAGCTCTTCGGCCGTGCAGACGGAGCCGTAGTGGGCGAAGAAGTTCTTGAAGCCCGTATCCCAATCGAACTCGGGCCAGACATGGCGCACGTAGGCGGCCAGCGCGCGGCCGTGCTGGAGTTCTTCATGCTCCCAGTGGTCGCGCAGCCAGCCCTGGAGTTCATCATCGCCGGCGAAATGGTCGACGAGGTTGTGCGTGTACAGGTCGGAGCCGCTTTCGACGAACGACGAACTGCATAACAGGAAGAAAAGATCTTCGTTTTCCCGAACCTTCGCGACGTCGATCCGCGAGAAGTCCAATGACTCTAGCGTCCATGGCAAGGTGGCAACGTAGCTCACTGCTGGTGGTCCTCGATCGCTGTACCGGGTCGCCCTCTTGGGGGCGTCTGACCGAATTGTGACAAAGCCACGCGAACGTGGCTATGGAATTGGACCAGCCGGGGCTTTCGGGGGACTTACCGGACGACCGTGACGGGGACCCGGGCTTTGGCGAGGACGTCGGTCGAGGTGGATCCCACCAGCCACCGGGCGAGGGCGCCCCGCTCGGTATGCCCGATGACGATGTGGTCGGCGCCGTTCTGGGCGACGTAGGTCAGCAGGGCGTCGCCGGGGCTGCCATGGACGAGCTGGACATCCAGCGTGACGCCGGGATTGGCCTTCAAGCCTTCCAGCTCGGCACGGATCGCGGCCAGCCGGTCGCGGCCGTTATCGGCCATGGCCAGGGCGGCCGTGTCGGCCCCGTTTTCCAGCTGGTAGACCGAGACCACGGAGACCCGGGCCCCGGCGCAGGCGCCGAGTTCCAGGGCGAAAAGGTAAGCGCGGCGGGCGGTTTCCGAGCCGTCATAGCCGACGAGGATGTGCCTGGGCATGCGGGTGCTCCCTGTTTCGTGAGACTGGGGACGATGGTAGGCCGCTGCCTTGTCTGCGGCGAGTGGATTCACGGCCAGTCCACCAAACCGTTTCATTCCTGAACACCCGGAACGCGACTCCGTGTTTCTTCACATTCGTGAGTGGAGAATCCCCCCACCGCAGTTCCCTGCCACCAACACAGTTAGGAGAAATCTTCATGATCAAGCGCATTACGGGTATGGCTGTCCTGGCTCTGGCGGCAGTGGGTGCTTTCGCGGCCCAGCCGGCCCAGGCGGCTGAAGCTGCGACCAAGTGCCACATGACCTTCAGCACCACGGGCTGGGCGGCCATCTACAAGAAGGCCGATGGTCGCGGCCACGTGCGCTGCGATAACGGCCAGAGCGCCGAGGTGATCATCCACGTCCGTGGCGGCGGCCTCACCGCCGGCAAGTTCAGCATCGAAGGCGGCAAGGGCGAATTCACCAACGTCAAGGGCATCAGCGAGATCTACGGCTCGTATGCCAGCGGCGGCGCCAATGCCGGCGTGGTCAAGAGCGCTGAAAGCGCCGCCATGACCAAGGGCGAAGTCTCGCTGGCCGTCAGCGGCACCGGCCGTGGCTTCAACCTCGGCGTGGACCTCAGCAACTTCGAGATCGAGAAGCTGAAGTAAGCGTGGGTTGAAAGAAGAACCGGCCTCGTCCGGTCTGAAAAAAGGGCGCCCCGCCACGGGGCGCCCTTTTTCTTGCACGCGGGCAACCTTCGCCCCGTGGCGAGTACACTCACAGCATCACTTTCGGGAGGTTGTCCCCATGCGCCGTCTGCTTAGCTTCACTGCCCTCTGTCTCGTTTCCCTTGCCAGCTGGGCGGCTTCGCCCGTCGCCGGCGACAAGGCCCCTGATTTCAAGCTGCAGGACCAGAAGGGCGAATGGCACACCCTCGATACCCATAAGGGCCAGTGGCTGGTGCTGTATTTCTACCCGAAGGATTTCACGGCCGGCTGCACCACCGAGGTCTGCACCTATCGCGATGACACGGTGAAGCTGCACCGTGCCGGCGCCGAAGTGCTCGGCGTGAGCCTGGACGACGTGAAGTCGCACGCCGAGTTCGCCGAGAAGTACCACGTGCCGTTCCCGCTGCTCTCCGATGCCGATAGCTCGGTCGCCACGAAGTACGGCGTGCTCACCGACAAGATGGGCATGAAGTACGCCCGCCGCGAAACCTTCCTGATCAGCCCGGACGGCAAGATCGCCAAGGTCTACAAGGACGTGGATCCGGAAAAGAACTCCGGCCAGGTCCTGGCCGACCTCGCCGAGCTCAAGGGTAAG
This genomic interval carries:
- a CDS encoding NADP-dependent malic enzyme, whose protein sequence is MAISEELREAALEYHRLPRPGKIKVTPTTSLLTQRDLSLAYSPGVAAACDAIVADPKEAAELTARSNLVAVITNGTAVLGLGNIGALASKPVMEGKGVLFQKFAGIDVFDIEINETDPDKLVDIIASLEPTFGGINLEDIKAPECFVVERKLRERMKIPVFHDDQHGTAIIVGAAVLNALLVTGKKIEDVKLATTGMGAAGISCVDMLVTLGMKKENILAFDRDGVLHTGRTDLDPDKQRYARDTDKRTLAEIVEGADIFLGLSAGGILKPEMVATMADRPIIFALANPNPEILPEDAKAVRPDCIMATGRSDYPNQVNNALCFPYLFRGALDVGASVINEDMKVACVKAIAELARRESSDVSARAYGGKPPSFGPEYLIPQPFDPRLLIQLPPAIAQAAMDSGVAERPIEDFPAYIEKLTSFVFRTGLLMKPVFDRAKADPKRVVYAEGEEETVLRAVQTVVDEGLARPILVGRPDVIEKRIARAGLRLKPGVDFEMCNIHSDPRFEDYWKLYHSIMERRGVTPASAKAVVRSRPTVIAALMVERGEADAMICGLVGTYQSKLDYIRDIIGLDDSVCEASAMAAVATEKGTFFFLDTYVQEDPTAEQIAEATLQASIRLKLFGIQPKIALLSNSNFGSRETRNSRKMREALKLIRERVPKLEVEGEMQADVALTPELRERIFPNSRLEGKANVFVFPNLDAANTAYNMVRVLCDGVVIGPILMGVAKPAHILTPQATVRRVVNMTSVACVEAQIRAGVNRRS
- the aceE gene encoding pyruvate dehydrogenase (acetyl-transferring), homodimeric type, whose amino-acid sequence is MDQIDDVLNQDLDPTETREWVESLNAVINHDGTERAHYLLERMVDSTRRAGGYLPFDPTTEYVNTIPPHMEARSPGDAAIEWRIRSLVRWNALATVVRANRKPGDLGGHISSFASSATLYDVGFNHFWRAPSEDHPGDLIFHQGHSAPGVYARSFLEGRLGEDQMDLFRMEVEGKGKGLSSYPHPYLMPDYWQVPTVSMGLGPIQAIYQAQFWKYLEHRGLIPKSDRKIWCFMGDGESDEPESLGAIALAGREGLDNLIFVINCNLQRLDGPVRGNGKIIQELEGVFRGAGWNAIKVVWGSYWDPLLARDTSGKLRQLMMETVDGEYQACKAFGGAYTREKFFGKYPETAALVANMSDDDIWRLNRGGHDPHKVYAAYHAAVNTKGMPTVILAKTVKGYGMGAAGESQNPAHNQKKMDTDAIRAFRDRFNIPVSDDKLEEVPYYHPGKDSEEVQYMLERRRALGGSLPQRRRKADKQFTAPSLEAFEQITKGTGDREISTTMALVRGMNLMLRDKELGPRLVPIVADEARTFGMEGMFRQIGIYAPFGQKYRPQDADQLLYYREDQKGQVLQEGISEAGGMSAWLAAATSYSISNVAMLPFFIYYSMFGFQRIGDLCWAAGDMRARGFLIGGTSGRTTLNGEGLQHEDGHSHLLSGAIPNVISYDPTFSYELAVILQDGTRRMMQEQEDVYYYITVMNENYAHPDMPKGSEEGIIKGMYLFKDAGKAKKNEPRVQLFGSGTILREVIAAAELLEKDFGVSADIWSVPSFSEVRREGFDAERWNRLHPEATQRVPYITGLLADRQGPAIAATDYVREYADQVRAFMPDGMRYTVLGTDGYGRSDTRANLRSHFEVDRYWIAHAALAALAKDGKVNAKDVSRAIKEYKLDTEKQNPLYA
- a CDS encoding DUF4377 domain-containing protein; this translates as MRIALLSAAALALAGCATTGDHHGSRERTLYISAEKAPCSAGAMKTECLQYREQPNQPWQLNYAPVDNFEWKPGNEYLVKVTEVEVKNPPADASRVRWRVDKIVEQHPVDKPPVP
- a CDS encoding glutathione S-transferase gives rise to the protein MIVVHHLNNSRSQRVLWLLEELGVPYELKRYERDPKTMLAPKALREVHPLGKSPVLVDGDLVLAESGAIVEYLVAHYGNGRLKPAAGTPESLRFTYFLHYAEGSAMPPLLLKLVFQRMESAPVPFFAKPVARMLARGAQKAFVDPQLKTHLDYLEGEIGKTGWFAGSEFSAADIQMSFPVEAASARGGLDSSRPHLWRWLEAIHARPAYQAALARGGEYAFATKA
- a CDS encoding DUF3247 family protein; this translates as MGREADTIHTDQGSIARLQALVKDLPDNAKVRLHLRDGTTVTGIVTVVPTVQNFVDATGTEGVNGVVKLIDNDRPEWSATVSLDTIARVEHLDSVVYGTSQT
- a CDS encoding thioredoxin family protein, with the protein product MKHVLAAALLAAVAPAWAAHEGPASLDAALAQGKREHKPVLVDFQAVWCYSCYFMASHVLNGKEWDDLSKKVIFYEADADKPADKAWMQKWTVHFLPTYVAIGPDGEELGRILAERPRETFYPEINGILSGDAKLSKLKADANKGSMAAVAEVLETYNLRYAGTEGMAWFDTLPPMVRNVSDKDKRVAVAKQRLLLLQAKDKKDDAGIRDAATKLLASDIDCDRPYVLDDLLGATESQPADARKTLLGPQKAAYDTFLSTQVFTATPHCADQRSSVLAGADLEAALGNTAAEQAVLKQGVDSSRTKLHGDLKSDRNAADNLRVYLVRAKAGDELDTLEKQLIAAYPDDYVYNYRYGRRLVESGKAADGLPYLEAAAKKAYGANRFSVATYRVKALRALNRDADAKKLVAQTVAADGKAFPEQSKKLEESLKS